A window of Nitrospirota bacterium contains these coding sequences:
- a CDS encoding EscU/YscU/HrcU family type III secretion system export apparatus switch protein, translated as MAEQRKKAAALRYLPQKDAAPKVVAKGSGAIAEKIIQLAKEHNIPLKDDPQLVEVLSAIDLNKEIPPELYRAVAEILAFIYRTTKKIS; from the coding sequence ATGGCAGAGCAAAGAAAAAAAGCGGCGGCATTACGGTACCTCCCCCAGAAGGATGCCGCGCCGAAGGTTGTAGCCAAGGGGAGCGGAGCGATCGCCGAAAAGATCATCCAGCTCGCGAAGGAGCATAACATCCCGCTCAAGGACGACCCCCAGCTCGTCGAAGTCCTCTCAGCGATCGACCTCAACAAGGAAATCCCCCCCGAGCTCTACCGTGCCGTTGCAGAGATCCTCGCCTTCATCTACCGGACCACGAAGAAGATATCGTAA
- the lpxI gene encoding UDP-2,3-diacylglucosamine diphosphatase LpxI (LpxI, functionally equivalent to LpxH, replaces it in LPS biosynthesis in a minority of bacteria.) — translation MKTIGIIAGTGDLPKIIAHDARSRGCRVVTVALESLASPDMNELSDEIRWINVGKLGELIDTLKRSGVREAIMAGKVPKSLLYKSKVTPDLRAMKLLFSLKDKSDDSILNAITRELEGEGINIIDTASLSPHLLTPEGVLTDDKPSKEEWGDIAFGWNVAKEIGRLDIGQTVVVKGQAVMAIEAIEGTDEAILRGGKWAGDGAVVVKVSKPHQDMRLDVPVIGLATLNTMITVAARVLAVEARRSIIVNREVMIKEAEEAGITIVGYTGKR, via the coding sequence ATGAAGACTATTGGTATCATTGCCGGCACCGGCGACCTCCCGAAAATAATTGCACACGATGCGCGCAGCCGCGGCTGCAGGGTGGTCACCGTTGCGCTCGAAAGTCTCGCCTCGCCGGACATGAACGAGCTCTCCGACGAGATACGATGGATCAATGTCGGCAAGCTCGGGGAGCTTATCGACACACTGAAACGCTCCGGGGTCAGGGAGGCGATCATGGCAGGAAAAGTCCCCAAGTCCCTTCTTTACAAGTCGAAAGTCACTCCCGACCTGAGGGCGATGAAACTGCTCTTCTCATTAAAGGATAAGAGCGACGACTCCATCCTGAACGCGATCACCAGGGAGCTCGAGGGCGAGGGCATCAACATCATCGACACCGCCTCGCTGAGCCCCCACCTGCTCACCCCCGAAGGGGTGCTCACCGACGACAAGCCTTCCAAAGAGGAATGGGGCGATATAGCCTTCGGCTGGAACGTTGCAAAGGAGATCGGCAGGCTCGACATCGGCCAGACGGTGGTGGTGAAGGGGCAGGCGGTCATGGCGATAGAGGCTATCGAGGGGACCGATGAGGCCATACTCCGCGGGGGGAAGTGGGCAGGCGACGGCGCGGTTGTGGTAAAGGTGAGCAAGCCCCACCAGGACATGCGGCTCGATGTCCCGGTGATCGGGCTGGCAACCCTCAATACCATGATCACCGTGGCGGCCCGCGTCCTGGCTGTCGAGGCCCGCAGGAGTATCATCGTAAACAGAGAGGTCATGATCAAAGAGGCTGAAGAGGCGGGCATCACGATCGTGGGATACACGGGGAAGCGGTAG
- a CDS encoding DUF401 family protein: MLDVLKVSAVFVSMLVLLRLKVSIGPVLILSSGLLALLYAMPPQTFAMTAVTTATDPVAVEFFLALTLIKVFEMILRERQVLATMMETSRSFLRKKKAVIVSMPLLIGMLPSVGGAYFSAPMVDESSKGLRMSPEEKSFVNYWFRHPWETVLPLYPGILLASALTSIELRNLIAANLLYALIILVTGFAFSMRQVNGSYRAEVRERGSMKVLEGKSSSGLASFLPVGLVLVLVMLMHVELYYALGIAIVLLLSYYKYGLRDIFRVLRHGFTLDIIILIFGVMLFKFTMESSGAVGQLSSYLTEKGIPLLPILFVLPFISGLLTGFTIGFVGSTFPLILSLAGGAHLNQITFAFASGFAGVLLSPVHLCLVLTREYFKADMWGVYRRIIPATLIMLAGAAAQYFIL; encoded by the coding sequence ATGCTCGATGTCCTCAAAGTCTCTGCCGTCTTTGTTTCCATGCTCGTGCTGCTCCGGTTAAAAGTAAGCATCGGCCCTGTGCTCATCCTCTCCTCCGGACTCCTGGCCCTCCTTTACGCCATGCCGCCGCAGACTTTTGCAATGACTGCTGTGACAACGGCTACCGACCCGGTGGCCGTAGAGTTCTTCCTCGCGCTGACACTTATCAAAGTGTTCGAAATGATCCTGAGAGAGCGTCAGGTCCTGGCAACGATGATGGAGACCTCGCGGAGCTTCCTGAGGAAAAAGAAGGCGGTTATCGTTTCTATGCCCCTTCTGATCGGGATGCTCCCCTCGGTCGGAGGGGCCTATTTCTCGGCGCCCATGGTCGACGAATCCTCGAAGGGACTTCGCATGTCGCCCGAGGAAAAGAGCTTTGTCAACTACTGGTTCAGGCATCCCTGGGAGACGGTGCTTCCCCTCTATCCCGGCATCCTCCTCGCTTCAGCCCTGACCAGCATAGAGCTCAGGAACCTGATAGCTGCGAACCTGCTGTATGCGCTCATCATACTCGTCACCGGCTTCGCTTTCAGCATGCGGCAGGTGAACGGGAGCTATCGTGCGGAAGTACGGGAACGCGGAAGCATGAAAGTATTAGAGGGTAAAAGCTCTTCCGGTCTGGCGAGCTTCCTGCCTGTCGGTCTCGTGCTGGTGCTCGTAATGTTGATGCATGTCGAGCTGTACTATGCGCTCGGCATAGCGATTGTGCTCCTCCTTTCGTACTACAAATACGGCTTGAGAGACATTTTCAGGGTTCTCAGGCATGGATTCACGCTTGATATCATTATCCTCATCTTTGGCGTCATGCTCTTCAAATTCACCATGGAAAGCTCAGGGGCTGTAGGGCAGCTGAGCAGTTATCTCACCGAAAAAGGCATTCCGCTGCTGCCCATCCTCTTCGTCCTGCCCTTTATCAGCGGTCTCCTCACCGGCTTTACGATCGGCTTTGTCGGCAGCACCTTCCCGCTCATCCTGAGCCTCGCCGGCGGCGCGCACCTGAACCAGATCACCTTCGCCTTCGCCTCGGGCTTCGCCGGCGTGCTCCTCTCGCCGGTGCACCTCTGCCTTGTGCTGACGAGGGAATATTTCAAGGCGGACATGTGGGGAGTCTACCGCAGGATTATCCCCGCAACGCTCATCATGCTGGCAGGCGCAGCGGCGCAGTACTTTATTTTATAG
- a CDS encoding endonuclease III domain-containing protein: MNTKRRLLKIYDSLFSFYGPQHWWPGETPFEVAVGAILTQNTNWTNVEKAIANLRKARLLSPKALRALPTERLAALIRPAGYFNVKASRLKAFLDFLGERYGSSMDRMRKQDMQLLREEMLGVKGIGPETADSILLYALDKPVFVIDAYTKRVLSRHGILDLDASYRAYQDLFHRAFDEDVPFFNEYHALMVMVGKDFCKPEPRCERCPLRERRPSRSR, from the coding sequence ATGAATACGAAAAGAAGGCTCCTTAAAATATATGATTCGCTCTTCTCGTTCTACGGTCCCCAGCACTGGTGGCCGGGCGAGACCCCTTTCGAGGTCGCGGTAGGCGCTATTCTCACGCAGAACACGAACTGGACGAACGTTGAGAAGGCGATCGCGAATCTCAGGAAGGCGCGGCTCCTTTCCCCGAAGGCGCTCCGCGCGCTTCCGACAGAGAGACTAGCGGCGCTCATTCGGCCTGCCGGATACTTCAATGTCAAAGCAAGCCGGCTGAAGGCCTTTCTCGATTTTCTCGGAGAACGTTACGGCAGCAGCATGGACCGGATGCGAAAACAGGATATGCAGCTGCTGCGGGAGGAGATGCTCGGGGTGAAGGGCATCGGTCCGGAGACAGCGGACTCGATCCTCCTGTATGCGCTCGACAAGCCGGTCTTCGTGATCGACGCCTACACGAAACGCGTGCTTTCGCGCCACGGCATACTGGATCTCGATGCATCGTATAGGGCGTACCAGGACCTCTTTCATCGGGCCTTCGATGAGGATGTCCCGTTCTTCAACGAATACCATGCGCTGATGGTGATGGTCGGAAAGGACTTCTGCAAGCCCGAGCCCCGCTGCGAGCGCTGCCCGCTGAGGGAGAGACGGCCCTCGCGTTCCCGATGA
- a CDS encoding hemerythrin family protein: MEKFTQELVIGVEAIDNQHREIFMLFNNLQEAVEQKKASANIEEIFRFLDNYVNTHFSTEEEYMQKYAYPAYDVHRAQHEKFFEELAGKKHDYLKVGEAVRTDMVVWLYFWFRKHILSVDKRMGEFLKSKIEARA; the protein is encoded by the coding sequence ATGGAAAAGTTCACGCAGGAATTAGTGATAGGCGTAGAGGCCATAGACAACCAGCACCGGGAGATCTTTATGCTCTTCAACAACCTTCAGGAAGCGGTGGAGCAGAAAAAAGCGTCCGCGAACATTGAAGAGATATTCAGGTTCCTCGACAACTATGTGAACACGCATTTCAGCACTGAAGAAGAATATATGCAGAAGTACGCCTATCCTGCCTATGATGTTCACAGGGCGCAGCACGAAAAATTCTTTGAGGAGCTTGCCGGAAAGAAGCACGACTACTTGAAAGTGGGAGAGGCGGTCAGGACGGATATGGTGGTCTGGCTCTATTTCTGGTTCCGCAAGCATATCCTGTCGGTCGATAAGCGTATGGGTGAGTTTCTGAAGAGCAAAATCGAAGCCCGGGCGTAA
- a CDS encoding CooT family nickel-binding protein: MCEANAYILRDGKEDLYLENVDVMIPEGDTIYLKNLFGEQKTFEGRLKEVSLLRHRIILEEKKS, encoded by the coding sequence ATGTGTGAAGCGAATGCGTATATCCTGAGAGACGGCAAAGAGGATCTCTACCTGGAGAACGTGGACGTGATGATCCCCGAAGGTGATACGATATATCTCAAGAACCTCTTCGGAGAGCAGAAGACCTTCGAGGGGCGGCTGAAGGAGGTCTCGCTGCTCCGCCACCGGATCATCCTGGAGGAGAAGAAATCCTGA
- a CDS encoding flagellar hook-length control protein FliK, with the protein MINFKITNLGDGSLTIGKTDGQSLTLKAGDTIRAEIVEVQPSGSVVLRVRGNLFSAQTEVPLEKGSTAFFKVTDTPLSGKEFRFQFAGYAEAPEAQGSGIARGFMTTPEGQLLKELMQQLSASLPKGMTPAPDAQRSIPQQPAPPLPEGIPLDKFPLEKIEQLLKALPSDIAALPKEIRAQLQDLLGASLKSTGQSIQARLDSLLQQLPEPLQKSSVVENIRSALTVSIDKLLAGPLKESLLNTGIALEAKLKALVSSLQLQRLADAVSGSPQSPAQTTVQNPAFERELTSALMKEMMNQASVNEADKGKQDASGRPLVKPEEQAVAQQKGNTHEPSAIKHDLKAALLELKQVLSEKGAAVLTSAEAKGPAEPASSAAALKPLQAAIDGLLKDIETFQALSKTTDSFYTFLPINWKPLKDGEIAFKKRQADARGGASCSCRINLAFEQLGDLSVMVIVQDKEFFVSFKADQPALHAALDAGLDDLRDAFRQNRLNLKAAHMLDKNDRSLEQLEKLDSSEGIINIKA; encoded by the coding sequence ATGATTAATTTCAAGATTACCAATCTCGGTGACGGCTCTCTCACGATCGGCAAGACCGACGGCCAGTCACTCACGCTGAAGGCCGGCGATACCATCCGCGCAGAGATTGTGGAGGTGCAGCCCTCGGGCAGTGTCGTCCTCAGGGTGCGCGGCAATCTCTTCTCGGCGCAGACAGAGGTCCCCCTCGAAAAGGGCAGCACCGCCTTCTTCAAAGTCACCGACACCCCGCTCTCGGGTAAGGAGTTCAGGTTCCAGTTTGCAGGGTATGCCGAAGCGCCGGAGGCTCAGGGGAGCGGCATAGCAAGGGGTTTCATGACGACCCCCGAGGGGCAGCTCCTGAAGGAGCTCATGCAGCAGCTCTCCGCCAGTCTGCCCAAGGGCATGACGCCTGCCCCCGATGCGCAGCGCAGCATACCGCAGCAGCCCGCACCACCCTTGCCGGAAGGCATCCCCCTCGACAAATTTCCCCTCGAGAAGATCGAACAGCTGCTGAAAGCGCTGCCGTCGGATATAGCGGCGCTTCCGAAGGAGATCAGAGCACAGCTTCAGGACCTGCTCGGCGCGAGTCTGAAATCAACGGGCCAGAGCATACAGGCGCGTCTCGACAGCCTCCTTCAGCAGCTCCCCGAGCCGCTCCAGAAGAGCAGCGTCGTCGAGAATATCAGGAGTGCCCTGACCGTCAGCATCGATAAGCTCCTTGCAGGCCCCCTCAAGGAGTCGCTGCTGAACACCGGCATCGCCCTCGAGGCGAAGCTGAAGGCCCTCGTCTCCTCCCTGCAGCTTCAGCGGCTCGCCGATGCAGTGAGCGGCTCGCCGCAGTCTCCTGCCCAGACCACCGTACAGAACCCTGCCTTCGAGCGTGAGCTCACCTCTGCCCTGATGAAGGAGATGATGAATCAGGCATCCGTGAACGAGGCGGACAAGGGCAAGCAAGATGCTTCGGGCCGCCCCCTTGTGAAGCCTGAAGAGCAGGCAGTGGCGCAGCAGAAGGGAAATACTCATGAGCCTTCGGCGATAAAGCATGACCTGAAAGCAGCCCTGCTCGAGTTAAAGCAGGTCCTGAGCGAAAAGGGCGCCGCTGTTTTGACAAGCGCTGAGGCAAAGGGTCCGGCGGAGCCGGCATCGTCCGCTGCCGCTTTAAAACCGCTCCAGGCTGCGATCGACGGGCTGCTCAAGGATATCGAGACCTTCCAGGCCCTTTCGAAGACGACCGACTCCTTCTACACCTTCCTCCCGATCAACTGGAAACCCCTGAAAGACGGCGAGATCGCGTTCAAGAAACGGCAGGCGGATGCCCGGGGAGGCGCTTCCTGCTCGTGCAGGATAAACCTCGCCTTCGAGCAGCTGGGAGACCTGTCGGTAATGGTGATTGTGCAGGATAAAGAGTTCTTCGTCTCCTTCAAGGCCGATCAGCCGGCGCTGCATGCCGCACTCGATGCAGGGCTCGACGACCTCAGGGACGCCTTCAGGCAGAACCGGCTCAACCTCAAGGCAGCGCATATGCTCGACAAGAACGACCGCTCGCTGGAACAGCTCGAGAAGCTCGATTCTTCCGAGGGAATCATCAATATAAAGGCGTAG
- a CDS encoding biotin/lipoate A/B protein ligase family protein, giving the protein MAIWRLIDSGPGEAAWNMAADEAIASTVREGAAPPTLRLYGWTGPAVSLGSFQRFTDLDAHYCAARSIPVVRRPTGGRGIVHGDELTYSFSARNEGIFSSGLLDTYRKLGTAVIEALAMLGLDVEMKREREPGGVLTRSPLCFESASYGEVSSKGVKLVGSAQKRWQDGFLQQGSIPYAIDRELLEAVFNQQSAEGRGGRSNSEEDFRAGIHGLRKSVPDFDPELFKRFLKESFERTFGVTLAAALPSPREEALARALLREKYQDPEWTEKRVEQGRSCGSSETPRRA; this is encoded by the coding sequence ATGGCTATCTGGCGTCTTATCGATTCCGGTCCCGGCGAGGCTGCCTGGAACATGGCAGCCGATGAAGCCATTGCCTCGACCGTAAGGGAGGGCGCTGCTCCTCCCACCCTCCGGCTCTATGGATGGACCGGGCCCGCGGTGAGCCTCGGCTCCTTTCAGCGCTTCACCGACCTCGACGCGCACTATTGTGCTGCCCGGTCTATCCCGGTCGTAAGGCGGCCTACCGGCGGAAGGGGCATCGTGCATGGCGATGAGCTCACCTACAGCTTCTCAGCGAGAAACGAGGGGATTTTCTCGAGCGGACTCCTCGACACCTACCGGAAGCTCGGCACGGCCGTCATCGAAGCGCTTGCGATGCTCGGCCTCGATGTGGAGATGAAACGCGAGAGGGAGCCGGGAGGCGTCCTGACCCGCAGCCCGCTCTGTTTCGAGTCAGCATCGTATGGCGAAGTCAGCTCGAAGGGGGTGAAGCTCGTCGGATCGGCACAGAAGAGATGGCAGGACGGATTCCTTCAGCAGGGCTCGATTCCCTATGCAATAGATCGGGAGCTGCTTGAGGCGGTGTTCAATCAACAGAGCGCGGAAGGGCGAGGAGGAAGAAGTAATTCCGAAGAAGACTTCCGCGCCGGCATCCATGGCCTCAGAAAATCAGTCCCTGATTTCGACCCGGAGCTGTTCAAGCGCTTTCTTAAGGAATCCTTTGAGCGGACCTTCGGCGTTACGCTTGCGGCTGCTCTCCCGTCCCCCCGGGAGGAGGCGCTTGCCCGGGCGCTTCTGCGGGAGAAGTATCAGGACCCTGAATGGACGGAGAAGCGGGTGGAACAGGGCCGGTCTTGTGGTAGTAGTGAAACGCCGAGGAGAGCATGA
- a CDS encoding BrnT family toxin: MLSFEWDPAKAKKNIKVHGVTFDEASTAFKDTLSLTIYDPLHSEDEHRQILIGTSYQNRLLVVVHAERGDSIRIISARKATKYERNQYEENAKRP, encoded by the coding sequence ATGCTTTCCTTCGAGTGGGATCCGGCAAAGGCAAAAAAGAATATCAAAGTTCATGGCGTTACCTTTGATGAGGCGAGCACCGCCTTCAAAGATACATTGTCTCTTACAATTTATGATCCGCTTCATTCAGAGGATGAGCATAGACAAATATTAATCGGCACCTCTTATCAAAATCGCCTGCTTGTAGTCGTTCATGCAGAACGAGGCGACAGTATAAGAATCATTAGCGCAAGAAAAGCGACGAAATATGAAAGGAACCAATATGAAGAAAATGCGAAAAGACCCTGA
- the dinB gene encoding DNA polymerase IV codes for MRRILHMDMDAFFAAVEQKRRPELIGKPVVIGGSGDPGSRGVVSTASYEARKYGIHSAMPLRTAYKLCPQAIFLPVDYREYSRVSAQFKAVLREIAPLMEDVGIDEAFLDLSALDQSSEEIAARIKEGIRQAAGLTCSIGIAPNKLLAKIASDMQKPDGLTILGEQDVEQRVWPLPARKLWGVGPKTEAALKEIGIATIGELAAMPLQELVMRFGQSYGHYLYEASRGIDESPIVTHWEPKSTSRETTFQHDIGNWQEIAKNLADLCREVSDSLKETGYKGRSVTVKVRYSDFKSVTRAKTLDEPTSTLEIIRKAAFDCLSRVELKGKKIRLIGLRVDKLEKHDGG; via the coding sequence ATGCGTCGAATCCTCCATATGGACATGGATGCCTTCTTTGCCGCTGTCGAACAGAAGCGCCGGCCCGAGCTCATCGGCAAGCCGGTCGTCATCGGAGGTTCGGGAGACCCCGGCTCGCGCGGCGTTGTCTCGACCGCTTCGTACGAGGCCCGGAAGTACGGCATCCATTCCGCCATGCCCCTGAGGACCGCCTACAAGCTCTGCCCCCAGGCGATATTCCTCCCGGTGGACTACCGGGAGTATTCGCGGGTATCGGCCCAGTTCAAGGCGGTCCTCAGGGAGATAGCCCCTCTGATGGAAGACGTCGGCATCGACGAGGCGTTCCTCGATCTGTCGGCTCTCGACCAATCCTCCGAAGAGATCGCCGCACGGATAAAGGAAGGGATCAGACAGGCGGCCGGCCTGACCTGCTCCATCGGTATCGCGCCGAACAAGCTCCTCGCGAAGATCGCGTCGGACATGCAGAAACCCGATGGCCTCACCATTCTCGGAGAACAGGACGTAGAGCAGCGCGTCTGGCCTCTGCCTGCCCGCAAGCTCTGGGGGGTCGGGCCGAAGACCGAGGCCGCGCTCAAGGAAATCGGCATCGCCACCATCGGCGAGCTCGCCGCCATGCCGCTCCAGGAGCTCGTCATGCGCTTCGGCCAATCCTACGGACATTATCTCTACGAGGCATCGCGGGGCATCGACGAGAGCCCGATCGTCACCCACTGGGAGCCGAAGTCGACGAGCAGGGAGACCACCTTTCAGCACGATATCGGCAACTGGCAGGAGATCGCGAAAAACCTTGCCGACCTCTGCAGGGAGGTCTCGGACAGCCTCAAGGAGACCGGGTACAAAGGCAGGTCGGTGACCGTAAAGGTGCGCTACAGCGACTTCAAGTCCGTGACCCGGGCAAAGACGCTCGACGAGCCGACCAGCACCCTCGAGATAATAAGAAAGGCCGCCTTCGACTGCCTGTCCAGGGTAGAGCTGAAAGGGAAGAAAATAAGGCTCATAGGGCTGCGCGTCGATAAGCTCGAGAAGCACGACGGAGGGTAG
- a CDS encoding HD domain-containing protein — protein sequence MIRKSLLLKMFDAANMQRWNDKIRPVELRELDKQAHKMIIAYAIGKFEEAQPGFDWVEIIEGGFFEFLQRLVITDLKPQIFYKIKEDRDKYKQLNEWVYNNLEPFISPLGDGFCRRFRDYFSDSSETLNKRILSAAHFYATKWEFNIIERANPGGYEIDKIRHDLQTKQERYYDLKGIQHLALYSNLRNFIDLCGQLRFQLRWSHIHRIPKTSVLGHMLIVAIVSYLVSLEIEGCRRRCVNNYFTGLFHDLPEVLTRDIISPVKNSIEGLNELIKEYEKEQMEQAVYALIPEEWHADMKMFAENEFDSIVTIEGRTENMTSADISANFNADGYNPRDGEIVKAADHLAAFIEAYMAIKNGMTSPELEHGKTSLKGQYKKSVIAGIKFGEIYADFE from the coding sequence ATGATCAGAAAGTCGCTGCTGTTGAAGATGTTCGATGCCGCTAATATGCAGCGGTGGAACGACAAGATCCGCCCTGTCGAGCTCCGGGAGCTCGACAAGCAGGCGCATAAGATGATCATCGCCTATGCCATCGGCAAGTTCGAGGAGGCGCAGCCCGGTTTTGATTGGGTCGAGATCATCGAGGGCGGCTTTTTCGAGTTCCTGCAGCGGCTGGTGATTACCGATCTGAAACCCCAGATCTTTTATAAGATCAAAGAGGACAGGGACAAGTACAAGCAGCTCAATGAGTGGGTGTATAACAATCTTGAGCCGTTCATCTCCCCTTTGGGCGACGGCTTCTGCAGGAGATTCAGGGACTATTTTTCGGATTCGAGCGAGACCCTGAACAAGAGAATCCTGAGCGCCGCTCATTTCTATGCCACCAAGTGGGAGTTCAATATAATAGAACGCGCAAATCCCGGGGGATATGAGATCGACAAGATCAGGCACGACCTGCAGACGAAGCAGGAGCGGTACTATGATCTGAAGGGAATCCAGCATCTGGCGCTCTATTCGAACCTGAGGAACTTCATCGACCTCTGCGGTCAGCTGCGGTTCCAGTTGCGATGGAGCCATATACACCGGATTCCCAAGACGTCGGTGCTCGGGCATATGCTGATCGTCGCCATCGTATCCTACCTCGTCTCCCTGGAGATCGAGGGGTGCAGGAGGCGGTGCGTCAATAATTATTTCACCGGCCTGTTTCACGATCTGCCCGAAGTCCTCACGAGGGACATCATCTCTCCGGTGAAGAACTCGATCGAAGGGCTGAACGAGCTTATCAAGGAGTACGAGAAAGAGCAGATGGAGCAGGCGGTCTATGCGCTCATCCCGGAAGAGTGGCATGCCGACATGAAGATGTTTGCCGAAAACGAATTCGACAGTATCGTCACCATCGAGGGCAGGACGGAAAACATGACCTCCGCCGATATAAGCGCCAACTTCAATGCCGACGGCTATAATCCAAGGGATGGGGAGATAGTCAAGGCAGCAGACCATCTGGCAGCGTTCATCGAGGCGTACATGGCTATCAAGAACGGCATGACCTCGCCCGAGCTCGAGCACGGGAAGACCTCCCTCAAGGGGCAGTACAAAAAATCGGTGATCGCCGGCATCAAGTTCGGCGAAATATACGCAGACTTCGAATAA
- the serS gene encoding serine--tRNA ligase, which yields MLDARFVRENIDVIKRALEKRNADIDFSEFLSLEEQRLTLMREAEDLRSRRNTVSEEIGKLKRQGRNADSLVAEMKGVSDRIKEIDDSLRGIEERAGQFLLNIPNIPHKSVPVGKDETENVEVRKWGEPRTFDFTPLNHWDIAEPLDIVDFERGSKIAGARFSVMKGLGARLERALMNLMLDMNTAKGYKEIFPPILVNRDSMIGTGQIPKFEGEYFVIADPEFYLIPTAEVPVTNLHREEILREEQLPLYYTAYTPCFRREAGSYGKDVRGLIRQHQFNKVELVKFSKPEDSCDELEKLTADAESILQKLGLPYRVIVLCTGDMGFSSAKTYDIEVWLPGQNKYREISSCSNFEDFQARRANIRFKREGKKGTEFVHTLNGSGLAIGRTVVAVLENYQQKDGTVVVPEALRPYMGVEIIK from the coding sequence ATGCTCGATGCACGGTTTGTGCGGGAGAACATCGATGTCATAAAGAGAGCTCTCGAGAAAAGGAACGCCGATATCGATTTTTCGGAGTTTCTCTCTCTCGAAGAGCAACGGCTCACGCTCATGAGAGAGGCGGAGGACCTCAGGAGCAGGAGGAACACGGTTTCGGAGGAGATCGGGAAGCTCAAACGCCAGGGCCGGAACGCTGACAGCCTCGTAGCAGAGATGAAAGGGGTGTCGGACAGGATCAAGGAGATCGATGATTCGCTGCGGGGGATCGAGGAGAGGGCGGGCCAGTTTCTCCTGAACATACCGAACATTCCCCACAAGTCAGTGCCGGTGGGCAAGGACGAGACAGAGAATGTCGAGGTGCGGAAATGGGGGGAGCCCCGCACCTTCGACTTCACGCCGCTCAACCACTGGGATATTGCCGAGCCCCTCGATATCGTCGACTTCGAGCGAGGCTCCAAGATCGCGGGTGCGCGCTTTTCGGTCATGAAGGGCCTCGGAGCGCGGCTCGAACGGGCGCTGATGAACCTCATGCTCGATATGAACACTGCCAAGGGCTACAAGGAGATATTCCCGCCGATTCTGGTTAATAGGGATAGCATGATAGGAACAGGTCAGATACCGAAGTTCGAGGGTGAATACTTTGTGATAGCCGACCCCGAGTTCTACCTGATCCCTACGGCAGAGGTGCCGGTGACGAATCTGCATAGAGAGGAGATCCTCAGGGAAGAGCAGCTTCCCCTCTACTACACCGCATATACGCCATGCTTCAGGCGCGAAGCAGGGTCGTACGGCAAGGATGTGCGGGGCCTCATCCGCCAGCACCAGTTCAACAAGGTCGAGCTGGTCAAATTCAGCAAGCCGGAAGACTCCTGCGATGAGCTCGAGAAGCTGACGGCCGACGCCGAGAGCATCCTCCAGAAGCTCGGCCTTCCCTACCGCGTCATCGTGCTCTGTACGGGCGATATGGGCTTCTCGTCGGCGAAGACATACGACATCGAGGTCTGGCTGCCGGGACAGAATAAATACCGCGAGATATCGTCATGCTCGAACTTCGAGGACTTCCAGGCGCGGCGCGCCAACATACGCTTCAAACGTGAGGGCAAGAAAGGTACCGAGTTCGTTCACACCCTCAACGGATCGGGGCTTGCCATCGGAAGGACGGTCGTCGCCGTGCTCGAAAACTACCAGCAGAAGGACGGTACGGTGGTCGTCCCCGAGGCGCTGAGGCCGTATATGGGGGTTGAGATCATAAAGTAA
- a CDS encoding DUF3842 family protein, whose amino-acid sequence MKIAVIDGQGGGIGSLVIKRLREVLGDRVEIIALGTNSTATSVMMKSRANKGATGENAIVWNAPRVDIIAGPLSIVLANGMLGELTPRMAEAIASSPARKVIIPLNQEGVEVLGVTREPLPHLIERLVESIKEVAHV is encoded by the coding sequence ATAAAGATAGCGGTTATCGACGGGCAGGGAGGCGGGATCGGCAGCCTGGTGATAAAGCGGCTGCGCGAGGTGCTCGGCGACCGGGTCGAAATTATCGCGCTCGGGACCAACTCGACCGCTACCTCGGTCATGATGAAGTCACGGGCCAACAAGGGAGCTACCGGAGAGAACGCCATCGTCTGGAACGCCCCCCGGGTCGATATCATTGCCGGTCCGTTGAGCATCGTGCTCGCCAACGGCATGCTGGGCGAGCTTACGCCCCGCATGGCGGAAGCCATCGCCTCATCACCGGCGAGAAAGGTTATTATTCCCCTTAACCAGGAGGGGGTTGAGGTGCTGGGGGTCACCAGAGAGCCCCTCCCTCATCTTATCGAGCGTTTAGTCGAGAGCATCAAGGAGGTTGCCCATGTGTGA